One Candidatus Methylomirabilota bacterium genomic window, TCAATATGCCAGTGATAATGCTTTACCTCGGTCTCCTGGAGCGGCAAACTGTGAATCAGGTAATTGTAGGGGGGGTTCATGAGCACCTGATCCATTTTGGCGAGGACCTCCTTCAGTATTCTGGAGCAGCTCACCATGTCGTGCTTCTGCGTGTCCTGGAAAAACGGTTCATGTCTCCTGGGAAGGATCCAGGTTTCGAACGGAAAGCGCGATGCAAAGGGCGCGATCGCGACAAACTCATCATTCCGCGCGATGACCCTGAGATCCTGCTGTAGTTCCTGGCGGATCATGTCGCAGAAGATGCACCGATCCTTGTAATCGAAGTAGGCCTTGGCCCCATCCACCTCTTCTCTAGCCTGCTTCGGAACGATAGGGGTAGCAATGAGCTGAGAATGCGGATGTTCCAAGGAGGCGCCTGCTGCCTCACCGTAGTTCTTGAAGATCAGGATGTACTGGAATCGGTCGTCTTTCTTGAGATCGAGTATCCGGTCTCGGTAGGCCCACAGGACATCCTCTACCCGTTCCTCTGGCATGGCGGAGAGTACGTCATTGTGGTTGGGGGACTCGATGATCACCTCGTGAGCCCCTAACCCGTGCATCTTGTCGTAGATCCCTTCACCCGCCCGATCCAGGTCTCCCTCGATCTGGAGCGCAGGAAACTTGTTCGCTACAACACGAAGGCTCCATCCGTTACGATCCGGCAGGTTACCATTCTTCCGATAGGCTATAATCTCAGGAGGCGTTTTGTCCTCATTCCCTGGACAGAACGGGCAAAACCCCAATTGCCTCGGCGGCGGAACAGCGGGAAAGTCCAAG contains:
- the galT gene encoding galactose-1-phosphate uridylyltransferase is translated as MPQLRKDLITSRWVIISTERGKRPLDFPAVPPPRQLGFCPFCPGNEDKTPPEIIAYRKNGNLPDRNGWSLRVVANKFPALQIEGDLDRAGEGIYDKMHGLGAHEVIIESPNHNDVLSAMPEERVEDVLWAYRDRILDLKKDDRFQYILIFKNYGEAAGASLEHPHSQLIATPIVPKQAREEVDGAKAYFDYKDRCIFCDMIRQELQQDLRVIARNDEFVAIAPFASRFPFETWILPRRHEPFFQDTQKHDMVSCSRILKEVLAKMDQVLMNPPYNYLIHSLPLQETEVKHYHWHIEIMPTLVKVAGFEWGTGFYINPVLPEDAAKYLREGRL